From Spiroplasma monobiae MQ-1, a single genomic window includes:
- a CDS encoding HAD-IC family P-type ATPase produces the protein MNINENIKELTDSQSSVLSEEWYKLSNKKICSILEVDPEKGLSTKEAKARLETYGRNILPKSKKPNWLTIFLKSFLDPLSLIMILSGFASGLVSAISGKVETVDITGLVIIAIIVLTNSVIATIQEVKSLNQVANLNENKQVAIVLRDSKKTEVDIEELVPGDIIFVNSGGFVPADTRIIYNQLLKIDESALTGENEPVNKTSDIIKDKNLMLGDQKNIAFMSTLVLEGKMTGVIFGTGKDSEIGKIATKITGHKQEKTPLEKKVTKLTSIIGLASIILGLILFLTSWLLREQLNEVNPENAQLKNLLLVAVSSAISLIPESLTIIVKICLMVATKKMARKNVIIKNPKSIETLGNVNVICSDKTGTLTQNKMSVDKIFLDFKESNFNDFNEKKYPELVNCITLCSDAIVEKEKIGSATEIATIDFIKKFKIDYKLIRKSNERLDEIPFDSKRKLMTTLNEVEGRKMVYVKGAVDYLLDICSNKLVGGKVTPLTEEDKVKINEQLYSFAKRGLRVLGFSQKDITGEKQRYENNLTFLGCVAIIDPPREEVKASIEEAKSGGIRVIMITGDHKITAFEIATRLGIADDRFDGVLTG, from the coding sequence ATGAACATAAATGAAAACATTAAGGAGCTAACAGACTCCCAAAGTTCAGTTTTAAGTGAAGAATGATATAAACTATCAAATAAGAAAATATGTAGCATTTTGGAAGTTGACCCAGAAAAAGGGTTATCAACTAAAGAAGCAAAAGCGAGATTAGAAACTTATGGTAGAAATATTTTGCCAAAATCTAAAAAACCAAATTGATTAACAATTTTTCTAAAAAGTTTCTTAGATCCTTTAAGTTTAATTATGATTCTTTCTGGTTTTGCTTCTGGGTTAGTTTCTGCAATATCAGGAAAAGTTGAAACAGTTGATATAACCGGTTTAGTAATAATAGCAATAATAGTTTTAACAAACTCAGTAATTGCAACAATTCAAGAAGTGAAATCATTAAATCAGGTCGCTAACTTAAATGAAAATAAACAAGTTGCAATCGTTTTAAGGGACTCAAAAAAAACTGAAGTAGATATTGAAGAGCTTGTTCCTGGAGACATAATCTTTGTTAATTCAGGAGGTTTTGTACCTGCAGACACTAGAATAATTTATAATCAATTACTAAAAATTGATGAGTCTGCCCTTACTGGTGAAAATGAACCAGTTAATAAAACATCTGATATTATTAAAGATAAAAATTTAATGCTTGGAGATCAAAAAAATATAGCATTTATGTCTACTTTGGTTCTTGAAGGTAAAATGACTGGCGTTATTTTTGGCACAGGAAAAGATTCTGAAATAGGAAAAATAGCTACAAAAATAACAGGACACAAACAAGAAAAAACCCCTTTAGAAAAAAAGGTTACAAAATTAACTTCAATAATAGGTCTTGCTTCAATAATTTTAGGTTTAATATTATTTTTGACTTCGTGGTTATTAAGAGAACAACTTAATGAGGTAAATCCAGAAAATGCACAACTAAAAAACTTATTATTGGTTGCTGTTTCTTCTGCTATATCTTTAATACCAGAATCATTAACCATTATTGTAAAAATTTGTTTAATGGTTGCTACTAAAAAAATGGCAAGAAAAAATGTAATAATTAAAAATCCTAAATCAATTGAAACTTTAGGGAATGTTAATGTTATATGTTCAGATAAAACAGGAACTTTAACTCAGAATAAAATGAGTGTAGATAAAATATTTTTAGACTTTAAAGAATCAAATTTTAATGACTTTAATGAAAAAAAATACCCAGAACTTGTAAATTGCATAACTCTTTGTAGTGATGCTATTGTTGAAAAAGAAAAGATTGGTAGTGCAACAGAAATTGCTACAATTGATTTTATTAAAAAGTTTAAAATTGATTATAAATTAATTAGAAAAAGCAACGAAAGACTAGATGAAATACCATTTGATTCAAAACGAAAACTAATGACAACTTTAAATGAAGTTGAAGGTAGAAAAATGGTTTATGTAAAAGGTGCTGTGGATTACCTTTTAGATATTTGTTCAAACAAATTAGTTGGTGGTAAAGTGACTCCTTTAACAGAAGAAGATAAAGTTAAAATTAACGAACAGTTATATAGTTTTGCAAAAAGAGGTCTTAGAGTATTAGGTTTCTCACAAAAAGATATAACAGGAGAAAAACAAAGATATGAAAATAATCTAACTTTCTTAGGTTGTGTTGCAATAATTGATCCTCCAAGAGAAGAGGTTAAAGCATCTATTGAAGAAGCAAAATCTGGGGGTATTAGGGTAATAATGATTACGGGAGATCATAAAATCACTGCATTTGAAATTGCAACCAGATTAGGTATTGCAGATGATCGATTTGATGGTGTTTTAACCGGATAA
- a CDS encoding HAD-IC family P-type ATPase → MNPEHKALIVDLLQSDNNIVAMTGDGVNDSPSLVKADVGISMGITGTEVAKGVSDVILADDNFKSIISGVNSGRNVYEKIKYSISFLIAANLSQILTLLLILAINRDIALNSVNILFHIFIIETIVAVPIGMQKERRGVMKNPPPTHKKESLLKGIRSQIIITTLFNTLFALLNYEIAVWVFGSGSEEANAFGKTGVYIAIMFSPIFYSILYNNFFLPIKTTRNNKEADKYRPNHWLLILMSVALIATTLTLIPVSKINEFFDFTTVGLKPWLGIVFFINSLLPTVCIYGTYQALLKVI, encoded by the coding sequence GTGAATCCAGAACACAAAGCATTAATAGTGGATTTATTACAATCAGACAATAATATTGTTGCCATGACAGGTGATGGTGTTAATGATTCACCAAGTTTAGTTAAGGCGGATGTGGGTATATCAATGGGTATAACAGGAACAGAAGTTGCAAAAGGTGTGAGTGATGTTATCCTTGCAGATGATAATTTCAAAAGTATAATTTCTGGTGTTAACTCAGGAAGAAATGTCTATGAAAAAATAAAGTATTCTATTTCCTTTTTGATTGCAGCAAACTTAAGTCAAATACTAACTTTATTATTAATATTAGCTATAAATAGAGATATTGCTTTAAATTCTGTTAATATACTCTTCCATATTTTTATTATTGAAACAATAGTTGCAGTACCAATTGGTATGCAAAAAGAAAGACGTGGAGTGATGAAAAACCCTCCACCAACACACAAAAAAGAGAGTTTATTAAAAGGGATTAGGTCTCAAATTATAATCACAACGCTATTTAATACATTGTTTGCTTTATTAAACTATGAAATAGCTGTTTGGGTATTTGGTTCTGGTTCTGAGGAAGCAAATGCATTTGGTAAAACAGGTGTTTACATTGCAATTATGTTTTCTCCAATATTTTATTCAATTCTTTATAATAATTTCTTCTTACCAATCAAGACTACAAGAAACAATAAAGAAGCTGATAAATATAGACCAAATCATTGATTATTAATTCTAATGTCAGTTGCATTAATAGCAACAACCTTAACATTGATACCTGTTTCAAAAATAAATGAGTTTTTTGATTTTACAACAGTGGGTTTAAAACCATGATTAGGAATTGTATTCTTTATTAACTCATTATTACCAACTGTTTGTATATATGGTACTTATCAAGCATTATTAAAAGTAATATAA